A window of Daucus carota subsp. sativus chromosome 2, DH1 v3.0, whole genome shotgun sequence genomic DNA:
TCCTCTATTATACTTATATATGGGTTCTTGGATGAGTCGTACCCCATCATCATATTCTAATTTGACTTTTCTCTTTTGAGTCATTTGAAATTCTCCTACACTTACTAAACTCACTACAGTATTTATAACATAAAAGAAGGTCACCTGTCCCACTAACTGAATGGACGGAGAATATATCAACAATGCCTGTTCTTTCATCTTCATTAACTTCAGACATTATAGTATACTCGTCAATCTTGCAGTTATCTTTATTTGGATCAACCTCCGGGGGCACCCACTCATCTGGCCTATCTGCTTTTTCACTGAGAAATAACATCACAGGCAAGAAAAATTTTAATCAGAAAGCTTCATCAGCTAAAACTACACAATTCATCTGAGAATCAGAAAAATAAGCAGAAACCaatcaaatttcaataaaataaaccTACAGGGGAAGTGAAACATATGGCCACCGTCTGTCTTGAGCATAAGCATGTAGCAGTAATAACCCATACTGTAGTACTGTCAAAGCAGCCTCCCAGAGGGTGATTACGTTCGGAGTCCACACCTACATTTTAATAAACGTTGGCATTACCAAGCTTGTAGTATATCTATTTGAGTTGTCAGCAATGAATTAAAAGTTTCAAATTAGAGAAATGTGACACATCAATTACAGAACGCCAATGAAAAACATcattcaacaaaatatatactCCGTAAAACAAAATACAGAGGCGAGAAGATTTCTAAAACTGAAAGTCAATTTTATACAGCAAACACCAAAAGGGATCTTTTTATGTATCCTTTTGCAAAgatttcaatatattatttgttttatggTCTGAAATTAATCCTATAAAATCCTGTTTAAACTAAGTGTATTATAGATGGGAAACTAAAGGGTCACCGCGTATAAAAGCAAATAAAATGATGGTAGTAGTGGAAAAGTTAATTATAAAATGAACTGAAGGGAATTTCcctaaaaattaaatcaacccACCATCCACACTTTATATCATATGTAATATAAAATGTTactgaaaacaaaataaaactcgcaggaaaaaatatatgatataaaaataaaatatcaaaaaatattcatGCTTTGCATGGAATATAAGCTCGTATCTGGTAAATAACAACTGAATATATTATTTCCCATGAGTTGTTTCATATcagatattatataattaggGGTTCAATTTTAAGCaactaacaaaaaattatacagAATACAGTTGCATATTACCTCTAGGATGATGTATAGCCAAATATAAGCCCAGAAAGACCAAAAGAGCTCGATAATCCACACTCCTAAATCTGAAATCTTTTTCAGTTCTCCAGCTTTTGGAACTACGACGCAAACAGCATGGATAGGAAACAGATCAAATGCAGCAGAACCAACAAGTGTCCCAGGGCCCAGGCCTGCGAATTCATAAGATTTGGAAATAATAAGGCATGCATTTCCTGTTTGTATCAGCCCATACATTGATTGCTTCAACAATTATGCCAAATTACGCCTAAACAAAGCAATAATACTATAGATTTGATATAGTCAAAACTATAACATATAAGATGAGTATGTTGATATCATATGAAATATTATTCATGATGCCTAGAATATTTTAAGAGGATCCAATAAGAGGGGTTGTGAGAGTATATAAATAAGCCAAGCAGCATATGATGCTTAATTCATTAGTATATATAGGGCAAAGATATTTAATACATTTGGATACAATCTAGAGGGTGAAATAGACATTGAGCCAACCTCCAGCATACAAATTCCCAAGATTCCGTATTGCGTCTATAGTGGCTAGAGATATTTGAGGAAAACTAGTCCCAAAAGCCAGCAGGCTAATGTCCGCAATTGTGTAATTCCAGACCTTTTCATATCTTACAGTTTCGGATTTCGTATAGGGATCTATATCTACCACTTTACGGGTTTGCTTAACAACAGTTTCCATAGACCGGAAAAATCGACCAGTTATGGCTGACAAACCAATAAAACAATAAGCAACAGCAAGAAGATACAGAAATGTTCTAAACCAAACTGGCAGGGCAGCTTCAGCCCTAAGGAACATGTAGGATTCACATGTTGGAGGCGCAAGTATATTAGATATTCCATGTACGACCTCAGCGGTATGATTATGCGCTGTGGTCATTTTGGAAGTTGAAACCTCACAGGTCAAACATGACACACCTGCAACATTCTGCAAATATAGTACCAGAAAAAATCa
This region includes:
- the LOC108210213 gene encoding magnesium/proton exchanger, producing MTTAHNHTAEVVHGISNILAPPTCESYMFLRAEAALPVWFRTFLYLLAVAYCFIGLSAITGRFFRSMETVVKQTRKVVDIDPYTKSETVRYEKVWNYTIADISLLAFGTSFPQISLATIDAIRNLGNLYAGGLGPGTLVGSAAFDLFPIHAVCVVVPKAGELKKISDLGVWIIELFWSFWAYIWLYIILEVWTPNVITLWEAALTVLQYGLLLLHAYAQDRRWPYVSLPLEKADRPDEWVPPEVDPNKDNCKIDEYTIMSEVNEDERTGIVDIFSVHSVSGTGPMYEKVFGSDEAISCEQGSKGITCKEINLLTIWKQQFLDVFMLDTSGSKHSKSNYLHYARIFWQSLLAPWRFLFAVVPPYQIAHGWVAFISSLIFISGIAYVVTKLSDVISCVTGINAYVIAFTVLASGTSWPDLVASKIAAERQLTADSAIANITCSNSVNIYVGIGVPWLIDTLYNFIAYRKPLQIQNADGLSFSLLVFFATSFACIVVLVFRRVTLGAELGGPRLWAWVTCAYFMLLWVIFVVVSSLKVSGIL